One window of the Prochlorococcus marinus XMU1411 genome contains the following:
- a CDS encoding phosphatidate cytidylyltransferase, whose translation MRVKSGLLIGIFGLIVVLLGGWFFTLATALLTYLALLEFFRMAEFKGIRPATKTTLFSSFIIIIFTYLETIGLLEGEISNSILPICSVGICTWLLLQPKPGTISDIAASIFGLFYLGFLPSYWIKLRGLDSVIISSNQDFISFENLSNTTGLHLTLTSCFLIVASDIGSYFIGKSFGKTSLSPISPSKTIEGLIGGISCSTLLAIFFAFLMNWEHPIFFGIIYGISISLMALVGDLIESMMKRDAKIKDSGTFLPGHGGILDRIDSYIFTPSVLYYIFIILKYLN comes from the coding sequence ATGAGAGTGAAAAGCGGATTACTTATAGGAATTTTTGGTTTAATTGTTGTTTTGTTGGGCGGATGGTTTTTTACACTCGCAACTGCTTTGCTTACATATCTAGCATTATTAGAATTTTTTAGAATGGCAGAATTTAAAGGAATCAGACCAGCTACAAAAACCACATTATTTTCATCCTTTATTATTATAATTTTTACTTATCTTGAGACTATTGGTTTGCTTGAAGGAGAAATTTCAAATTCAATTTTGCCAATCTGTTCAGTTGGGATATGCACTTGGTTACTTTTGCAACCAAAGCCTGGGACAATTTCAGATATAGCAGCCTCTATTTTTGGATTATTCTATTTAGGTTTTTTACCTAGTTACTGGATTAAATTAAGGGGATTAGATTCAGTGATAATTAGTTCGAATCAGGATTTTATATCGTTTGAGAACTTATCAAATACGACAGGACTTCATTTAACTTTAACTTCTTGTTTTTTAATTGTAGCTAGTGATATTGGCTCTTATTTCATTGGGAAGTCATTTGGTAAAACATCTCTATCTCCAATATCTCCTAGCAAAACTATAGAAGGTTTAATTGGAGGGATATCCTGTTCAACTTTACTAGCAATATTTTTCGCATTTTTAATGAATTGGGAACATCCAATATTTTTTGGAATAATATATGGAATTTCAATTTCTCTTATGGCATTAGTTGGAGATTTAATTGAATCTATGATGAAGAGAGATGCAAAAATAAAAGATTCTGGAACTTTTTTACCGGGACATGGAGGGATTCTTGATAGAATTGACAGTTACATCTTTACTCCATCGGTTTTGTATTATATTTTTATAATCCTCAAGTATCTTAATTAA
- a CDS encoding iron-containing alcohol dehydrogenase, with amino-acid sequence MQLISPETIYRGNNAWEKSLPQITKLTKSPLILGRGNNTINLRNKIFIDLKNQNLNVNYANLQFDCCYEDITRVKNIILNNNHDSVIAAGGGKVLDSGKYIANSLDIPCITVPLSASTCAGWTALSNIYTKNGQFIKDFALRSCPKILVYDHKFIKTAPSRTLASGIADALAKWYESSITSSTIDDGLVQQAIQISRVLRDQLLIDGEKAFKGEFENNLSWQNTIEACGLTAGLVGGIGGEKCRTAAAHAIHNAITQIITPKKFLHGEIVGVGLLLQLKLEEMKNNNKLADQSIKQLLILMKELNLPTTIAQLGINVFENNNLEKIADFTCRDKSEIHFLPFEIDKQDIVEVISNFEKQKIKI; translated from the coding sequence ATGCAATTAATCTCTCCAGAAACTATATACAGAGGGAATAATGCTTGGGAAAAATCTTTACCCCAAATTACTAAATTAACTAAAAGCCCATTAATTTTGGGTAGAGGTAATAATACGATTAACCTGAGAAATAAAATTTTTATTGATTTAAAAAATCAAAACCTCAATGTTAATTATGCTAATTTACAATTTGATTGTTGTTATGAAGATATTACAAGAGTAAAAAATATCATTTTAAACAATAATCATGATTCTGTTATCGCAGCTGGAGGCGGCAAAGTTCTAGATTCTGGCAAATATATAGCAAATTCTCTTGATATCCCCTGTATTACAGTGCCTCTTAGTGCCTCTACATGTGCAGGTTGGACCGCTCTATCAAATATTTATACAAAAAATGGACAATTTATAAAGGATTTTGCATTAAGATCTTGTCCAAAAATCCTGGTATATGATCATAAATTTATTAAAACAGCTCCATCAAGAACACTTGCTAGCGGCATAGCTGATGCTTTAGCAAAGTGGTATGAATCCTCAATAACAAGCTCAACAATTGATGATGGTCTTGTTCAACAAGCTATTCAGATATCAAGAGTTTTAAGAGATCAACTACTAATTGATGGTGAGAAAGCATTTAAAGGTGAATTTGAAAATAATCTTTCTTGGCAAAATACTATAGAAGCTTGTGGACTTACAGCAGGATTAGTAGGCGGTATTGGGGGAGAAAAGTGTAGGACAGCTGCAGCACATGCTATTCATAATGCAATTACTCAGATAATTACCCCAAAGAAATTCTTACATGGTGAAATTGTTGGTGTTGGATTATTATTGCAATTAAAACTAGAAGAAATGAAAAATAATAATAAATTAGCTGATCAATCAATTAAACAATTATTGATACTTATGAAAGAATTAAATTTGCCGACTACTATTGCACAACTTGGAATAAATGTTTTTGAAAATAACAATTTAGAGAAAATTGCTGACTTTACTTGTCGAGATAAATCTGAAATTCACTTCTTGCCTTTTGAAATTGATAAACAGGATATAGTTGAAGTGATTTCAAATTTTGAAAAACAAAAAATCAAAATATAA
- the malQ gene encoding 4-alpha-glucanotransferase, whose product MPIESIIARKSCGVLMHPTCIPGGRVCGTFGKGAKEWIKKLHKHGIEYWQFLPLTPTDSTGSPYSSPSSFALNPWFLDIDDLIEKGFIFISNKESLGPTNQKKDHFDFDIADDLTKKLGVLLLQGWSSQSEERKTNFNNWISSNSWVEDYATFVVIREEFNMLPWWEWPQEFKIKNNSFLKSWIKKKSEEILIKKLIQWHLDAQWSVLKNFAKSRNIKLIGDLPFYVSRDSADVWSNKSLFSIFKNGDLIFQSGVPPDYFSSTGQLWGTPTYFWSKHKRTNFDWWRKRFQRQFELVDILRFDHFRGLAGYWRVNGSSKTAIIGKWINSPGRTLLKKVKKDLGCNYLPIIAEDLGVITPDVEKLREKFELPGMKILQFAFDGNEDNPYLPKNIEGENWVVYTGTHDNSTSVSWWENLDYESKKRIKDEYKFSENPSWDLIEIGMETNTNLFIAPLQDLLSLDDSSRLNKPGTTKNNWKWKLNRPLEEIEDNLKIFSELGNNSGRTLK is encoded by the coding sequence ATGCCTATAGAGTCAATTATTGCAAGAAAATCATGTGGCGTACTAATGCATCCTACATGTATTCCAGGAGGAAGAGTATGTGGAACTTTTGGGAAAGGAGCTAAAGAGTGGATAAAAAAACTTCATAAGCATGGAATTGAATACTGGCAATTTTTACCTCTTACACCCACTGACTCTACAGGTTCTCCATATAGTTCCCCATCTAGTTTTGCACTCAATCCATGGTTTTTGGATATAGATGATTTAATCGAAAAAGGTTTTATCTTCATTTCAAATAAAGAAAGTCTAGGGCCAACCAATCAGAAGAAAGATCATTTTGATTTTGATATTGCTGATGACTTAACAAAAAAATTAGGTGTCCTCCTTTTGCAAGGTTGGAGTTCACAATCTGAAGAAAGAAAAACTAATTTTAACAACTGGATCAGTAGTAATTCTTGGGTTGAAGATTATGCAACATTTGTTGTTATCAGAGAGGAATTTAATATGTTGCCTTGGTGGGAATGGCCTCAAGAATTTAAAATAAAAAATAACAGTTTCTTAAAATCGTGGATTAAGAAAAAAAGTGAAGAGATACTTATTAAAAAATTAATACAGTGGCATCTTGATGCGCAATGGAGTGTCCTTAAAAACTTTGCAAAATCAAGAAATATTAAGCTGATAGGAGATTTACCTTTTTATGTCTCCAGAGACAGTGCAGATGTGTGGAGTAATAAATCATTATTTTCAATTTTTAAAAATGGAGATTTAATCTTTCAAAGTGGTGTTCCACCTGATTATTTTTCATCAACAGGACAATTATGGGGAACCCCAACTTACTTTTGGTCAAAACATAAGAGGACAAATTTCGATTGGTGGAGAAAAAGATTTCAAAGGCAATTTGAACTTGTGGACATATTGAGATTTGATCATTTCAGGGGTTTAGCTGGTTACTGGAGAGTTAATGGCAGTTCTAAAACGGCAATTATTGGGAAATGGATAAATTCCCCAGGTAGAACACTATTAAAAAAAGTAAAAAAGGATCTAGGGTGTAACTATTTACCAATTATTGCAGAGGATCTAGGAGTAATAACTCCAGATGTAGAGAAATTAAGGGAAAAGTTTGAACTACCCGGCATGAAAATATTACAATTCGCTTTTGATGGCAATGAAGATAATCCTTATTTACCTAAGAATATTGAGGGAGAAAATTGGGTTGTTTATACAGGTACTCACGACAACTCAACTTCTGTTTCATGGTGGGAAAATTTAGATTATGAATCCAAAAAAAGAATAAAAGATGAGTATAAATTTTCAGAAAATCCTTCTTGGGATTTAATAGAAATTGGCATGGAGACAAATACTAATCTCTTTATCGCTCCCTTACAAGATCTATTATCTCTAGACGATTCAAGTAGATTAAACAAACCCGGAACCACAAAAAATAACTGGAAATGGAAGTTAAATCGTCCTTTAGAAGAAATAGAAGATAATTTAAAGATTTTTAGTGAGCTAGGAAATAATTCAGGGAGAACTCTAAAGTAG
- a CDS encoding aminotransferase class I/II-fold pyridoxal phosphate-dependent enzyme: MSISSFLTKKFLKSLFFPAHNRGAALPKKLVKLLKYPPGYWDLPELPEIGSPLSQSGLIAKSQREFSDKFGAKGCFFGVNGASGLIQSAVIAMANPGENILMPRNVHISVIKICAMQNINPIFFDLDFSSETGHYKPLTKSWLENVFKKLNFDENKIAGVILVNPSYHGYTGDLEPLIDCCHQKNLPVLVDEAHGSYFLFCKNLNLPKSALTANADLVVHSLHKSLNGLTQTAVLWYKGNLINEGNLIKSINLLQTTSPSSLLLSSCEESIRDWLNKKSLSKYQKRILEAKSIYKKLIQKNIPLIETQDPLKIVLNTSKAGIDGFTADKFFYRNGLIAELPEMMTLTFCLGFGNQKDFLNLFENLWKQLLLNSKESKSLEVLKSPFELVQAPEIEIGTAWRSKTRSISFSQSLNKISGDIICPYPPGIPLLIPGEKIDLDRFNWINNQSLCNKDLVNFNIRVLET, translated from the coding sequence ATGAGCATTTCATCTTTTCTAACTAAAAAGTTTTTAAAATCCTTATTCTTTCCCGCTCATAACAGAGGGGCAGCCTTACCAAAGAAATTAGTGAAGTTATTAAAATATCCACCTGGGTATTGGGACTTGCCCGAACTACCAGAAATAGGCTCCCCGCTTTCCCAAAGCGGATTAATTGCTAAATCTCAAAGAGAATTCTCCGACAAATTTGGGGCTAAAGGATGTTTTTTTGGAGTTAATGGAGCTTCTGGATTAATACAATCAGCAGTAATTGCAATGGCAAATCCAGGCGAAAATATCCTGATGCCTAGAAATGTTCATATAAGTGTTATAAAAATCTGTGCGATGCAGAATATAAATCCAATATTCTTTGACCTAGATTTTTCTTCAGAAACGGGCCATTACAAACCATTAACAAAAAGCTGGTTAGAAAATGTATTTAAAAAATTAAATTTTGATGAGAATAAAATTGCAGGGGTTATTCTTGTAAATCCCTCTTATCATGGCTATACAGGAGATTTAGAGCCTTTAATAGATTGTTGTCATCAAAAAAATTTACCTGTTTTAGTTGATGAAGCCCATGGCTCATATTTCCTTTTTTGTAAAAACCTTAACTTACCAAAATCGGCTTTAACGGCAAACGCTGATTTAGTCGTTCACTCTTTGCATAAGTCGCTTAATGGTTTAACTCAAACGGCGGTACTTTGGTACAAAGGGAATCTAATAAATGAAGGTAATTTAATCAAAAGTATTAATTTGCTGCAAACTACCAGTCCAAGTTCCTTATTACTTTCTTCTTGTGAAGAGTCCATTAGAGACTGGCTTAACAAAAAAAGTTTATCAAAATATCAAAAAAGAATTTTAGAAGCAAAAAGTATTTATAAAAAATTAATTCAAAAAAATATTCCTCTCATAGAAACTCAAGACCCCTTAAAAATAGTATTAAATACTTCCAAGGCTGGAATTGATGGTTTTACTGCTGATAAATTTTTTTATAGAAATGGCCTTATTGCTGAATTACCAGAAATGATGACTCTCACTTTTTGCTTAGGATTTGGAAATCAAAAAGATTTTCTTAATTTATTTGAAAATTTATGGAAACAATTATTATTAAATTCCAAAGAATCAAAAAGTTTAGAAGTGCTCAAATCGCCCTTTGAATTAGTTCAAGCCCCCGAAATCGAAATTGGAACTGCTTGGAGAAGTAAGACTCGGAGTATTTCTTTCTCACAATCATTAAATAAAATTTCTGGAGATATTATTTGCCCTTATCCTCCTGGGATACCTCTACTGATTCCTGGCGAAAAAATTGATTTAGATAGGTTTAATTGGATAAATAATCAAAGTTTATGCAACAAAGATCTGGTAAATTTTAATATAAGAGTCTTAGAAACATAG
- a CDS encoding ABC1 kinase family protein, whose amino-acid sequence MKRSYSKYSAKEDLLWLILRPWIFIPRVLYILLTFIFLFLRILFQGNSKNKNVQKNLSKYLFDVITDLGPCFIKLGQALSTRPDLVRQDWLTELTKLQDNLPAFDQKIALKIIEEELGSPANELFEEFPDSPIASASLGQVYKAKINNSYLAVKVQRPNLYFLIRRDVVILRFLATFLSPLLPLNIGVGIGEIIDEFGKALFDEIDYQKEAENALRFANLFKENPNIFIPKLEKQFSSKRVITTSWIDGVKLRDRALLEENNLIPSSFVKTCVISGLQQLFEFGYFHADPHPGNMFALKGGNADCGNLAYVDFGMMDTITNSDRLTLIKAIVHIINEEYYLLAEDFQKLGFLTKEQDLQKLVEPLKEVLGGSFGAEVGNFNLKNVTDKFSKLMYSYPFRVPSRFALIIRAVVSQEGLALRLDPEFKILKIAYPYIAKKLLTDNSEEILEILLEVVFDKKGHIQIEKVESLLNILFKDSENINSDLIPVANAGLKLFVSKKGAEVRKNLLLSLIKDEKLEFTDAKKLLALIRDTFSPLNIAKSAVQNIISTV is encoded by the coding sequence ATGAAAAGATCTTATTCGAAATATTCAGCAAAAGAAGACTTACTTTGGTTGATTTTGAGACCATGGATTTTTATCCCAAGAGTTTTATATATCCTTTTAACTTTTATTTTTCTTTTTTTAAGAATACTTTTTCAAGGTAACAGTAAAAATAAAAATGTACAAAAAAATCTCTCGAAATATCTTTTTGATGTAATAACGGATTTAGGACCTTGTTTTATTAAATTAGGCCAAGCACTCTCAACTAGGCCAGATCTTGTTAGACAAGATTGGCTTACAGAACTTACAAAATTACAAGATAACCTCCCAGCATTTGATCAAAAAATTGCTTTAAAAATCATTGAAGAGGAACTTGGATCCCCTGCTAATGAATTATTTGAAGAGTTTCCAGATAGTCCTATTGCTTCAGCAAGCTTAGGTCAAGTTTATAAAGCAAAAATAAATAATTCTTATCTAGCTGTGAAAGTACAGAGGCCAAATTTATACTTTCTCATAAGAAGGGATGTTGTAATCTTAAGGTTTTTAGCAACTTTTTTATCCCCACTCTTGCCATTAAATATTGGTGTTGGAATTGGAGAAATAATAGATGAATTTGGTAAGGCACTTTTTGATGAAATTGACTATCAAAAAGAGGCCGAAAATGCTTTGAGGTTTGCAAATTTATTCAAAGAAAACCCAAATATTTTTATTCCTAAATTAGAAAAACAGTTTTCATCCAAAAGGGTAATCACAACTTCTTGGATTGATGGAGTTAAGTTAAGAGATCGAGCTTTACTAGAGGAAAATAACTTAATACCTTCTTCGTTTGTAAAAACATGTGTCATCAGTGGACTGCAGCAATTATTTGAATTTGGATATTTTCATGCAGACCCACATCCAGGAAATATGTTCGCTCTCAAAGGAGGGAATGCAGATTGTGGGAATTTAGCTTATGTTGATTTCGGAATGATGGATACTATTACAAATTCAGATAGACTTACTCTTATTAAGGCAATTGTTCACATAATAAACGAAGAATATTATCTTCTCGCAGAAGATTTCCAGAAATTAGGTTTTTTAACCAAAGAACAAGATCTTCAAAAACTTGTTGAACCATTAAAAGAAGTTCTGGGAGGCTCTTTTGGCGCTGAGGTTGGTAATTTTAATCTTAAAAATGTAACTGATAAATTCTCAAAACTAATGTATTCCTATCCTTTCAGAGTTCCAAGTAGGTTTGCCTTAATAATAAGAGCCGTGGTTAGTCAAGAAGGTTTAGCACTAAGGTTAGATCCTGAATTTAAAATTTTAAAAATAGCTTATCCATATATTGCTAAAAAACTACTGACCGATAATTCTGAAGAAATTTTAGAAATCCTTTTAGAAGTCGTTTTTGATAAAAAAGGCCACATTCAAATAGAAAAAGTTGAAAGTTTGTTAAATATTTTATTTAAAGATTCAGAGAATATTAATTCAGACCTCATACCTGTTGCGAACGCGGGATTGAAATTATTTGTTAGTAAAAAAGGAGCTGAAGTTAGAAAGAATCTACTTTTAAGTCTTATAAAAGATGAAAAATTAGAATTTACTGATGCGAAAAAACTTTTAGCTTTAATTAGAGATACTTTTAGCCCTCTGAATATCGCAAAAAGTGCGGTGCAAAATATTATTTCTACAGTTTAA
- a CDS encoding ribose-phosphate pyrophosphokinase: protein MTSFITAVQNKESNFNLTNSRLRLVSGTTNPELAEEIAAYLGIKNVPLISKRFADGELYVQIQQSIRGCDVFLIQPTCAPVNDSLMELMIMVDACKRASARQITAVIPYFGYARADRKTSGRESITAKLTANLLEKSGVDRVLAMDLHSAQIQGYFDIPCDHIYGSPVLIDYLESLNLEEVVVVSPDVGGVARARAFAKLMKDAPLAIIDKRRSAHNIAESLTVIGEVKGKTAILIDDMIDTGGTICSGANLLKKEGAKRIFACASHAVFSPPSYERLSTKDLFEQVIVTNSIPVLVKENFPQLKVLSVANMLGEAIWRIHEESSVSSMFR, encoded by the coding sequence GTGACAAGTTTTATCACGGCAGTGCAGAATAAAGAATCGAATTTTAATCTGACTAACAGTAGATTAAGGCTAGTAAGTGGAACAACAAATCCAGAATTAGCTGAGGAAATCGCAGCATACTTAGGGATTAAAAATGTACCTTTAATATCTAAAAGATTTGCTGATGGAGAACTTTATGTTCAGATTCAACAATCTATTAGAGGCTGCGATGTATTCCTCATACAACCTACTTGTGCACCAGTAAACGATAGTTTAATGGAACTCATGATTATGGTTGATGCATGCAAGAGGGCATCTGCAAGACAAATAACTGCCGTAATACCTTATTTTGGATATGCAAGGGCAGATAGAAAGACTTCAGGAAGAGAGTCTATAACTGCGAAACTCACTGCTAATCTACTTGAGAAATCAGGAGTTGATAGAGTTCTTGCTATGGATTTACATTCAGCTCAAATCCAAGGTTATTTTGATATACCATGTGATCATATTTACGGTTCACCTGTTTTAATTGATTATCTAGAAAGTCTTAATTTAGAGGAAGTTGTAGTTGTATCTCCTGATGTAGGAGGAGTTGCGAGAGCTAGAGCATTTGCAAAATTAATGAAAGATGCCCCCTTGGCTATAATTGATAAACGAAGATCGGCTCACAATATCGCTGAAAGTTTAACAGTTATTGGTGAAGTTAAAGGAAAGACAGCTATTCTCATAGACGATATGATAGATACAGGAGGCACAATTTGTTCTGGAGCTAATTTATTAAAGAAAGAAGGAGCTAAAAGAATATTTGCTTGTGCTTCACATGCCGTCTTTTCTCCACCTTCTTATGAAAGATTAAGTACTAAGGATTTATTTGAACAAGTTATTGTGACAAATAGCATACCAGTTCTTGTTAAAGAAAATTTCCCTCAGTTAAAAGTACTGTCTGTAGCAAATATGCTAGGTGAAGCTATATGGAGAATCCATGAAGAAAGTTCTGTTAGTTCAATGTTCCGATAA
- a CDS encoding helix-turn-helix domain-containing protein encodes MNILKNLFLFNKKSKKNKDFSPGLVDQYLEIAKLVKEARIQQNLTIQELSYISKIPERIINSIENNNKNIRPEYPFIRSILIKLEECLVLKKNTLLNLAFKEKNFLKKKGKDFMFRKFDLINTWQGSLLYFFILVLTIFILKRYFILNVNVIEIQNIENQIIDN; translated from the coding sequence ATGAATATTTTGAAAAATCTCTTTTTATTTAATAAAAAGTCTAAAAAAAACAAAGATTTTAGTCCTGGATTGGTTGACCAATATTTAGAAATTGCAAAGTTAGTAAAAGAAGCAAGAATTCAACAAAACCTTACAATTCAAGAATTATCATACATTTCAAAAATTCCTGAACGAATAATAAACTCTATTGAAAATAATAATAAAAATATTAGGCCAGAGTATCCTTTTATAAGATCTATATTAATTAAGTTAGAGGAATGCTTAGTATTAAAAAAAAATACATTATTAAATTTAGCATTTAAAGAAAAAAATTTTTTAAAGAAAAAGGGAAAGGATTTTATGTTCAGGAAATTCGATCTTATTAATACATGGCAAGGAAGTCTTTTGTATTTTTTTATATTAGTTCTAACTATATTTATATTAAAGAGATACTTTATTTTAAATGTAAATGTTATTGAGATTCAAAATATTGAAAATCAAATCATTGATAACTAA
- a CDS encoding alpha/beta fold hydrolase, with translation MTKSHFEQLSNLNIDFFESAKLSLLDPLGLYLANDVNWIKLNENWNSLKFPVVMGGKGQPIILLHGFDSSFLEFRRIYQSLKRNFQVIIPDLLGFGFSPRCATNEYNPSKIISYLIELLKTLKITNNLKIIGASMGGSTALKLASELPNSIDKIILLSPAGLFGEPKRIPFPLNQIGASFLGLPQVRKSLCRQAFAFPDECVGEMEEQIASIHLGCQGWRNSLASFAKSGGFAGTHKYIQNIPIKAICGENDRILGKKEINNIRKIDKLNFVGLKNCGHLPHIDLPSLSSKIIQDYFLE, from the coding sequence TTGACTAAATCCCATTTCGAACAACTTAGTAATTTAAATATTGATTTTTTTGAGAGTGCCAAATTATCTCTATTGGATCCATTAGGTCTTTATCTAGCAAATGATGTTAATTGGATTAAACTCAATGAGAACTGGAACTCTTTGAAATTTCCAGTGGTTATGGGAGGAAAAGGTCAACCTATAATTCTCCTACATGGGTTTGATAGTAGTTTTTTAGAGTTTAGGAGAATATATCAATCATTAAAAAGAAATTTCCAAGTTATTATTCCTGATTTGTTAGGGTTTGGTTTTAGTCCTAGGTGCGCAACAAATGAATACAATCCCTCGAAAATAATTTCATATTTAATTGAACTTCTTAAGACCTTAAAAATAACAAATAATTTAAAAATTATTGGTGCCTCTATGGGAGGCTCAACAGCTTTAAAACTTGCCTCTGAATTACCTAATTCTATTGATAAGATAATTCTTTTATCTCCCGCTGGGTTGTTCGGAGAACCAAAGAGAATTCCTTTTCCTCTTAACCAAATTGGTGCCTCATTTCTTGGATTGCCGCAGGTTAGAAAAAGTCTTTGCAGGCAAGCATTTGCTTTCCCAGATGAATGTGTTGGTGAAATGGAAGAGCAAATTGCTTCAATTCATTTAGGTTGTCAAGGATGGAGGAATTCGCTTGCATCATTTGCTAAAAGTGGCGGGTTTGCAGGAACACATAAATATATCCAAAATATCCCAATTAAAGCTATATGTGGAGAAAATGACCGTATTCTTGGAAAAAAAGAGATTAACAATATAAGAAAAATAGATAAATTAAATTTTGTAGGATTGAAAAATTGTGGTCATCTTCCACATATAGATCTACCATCATTATCTAGTAAAATTATCCAAGATTATTTTTTGGAATAA